A portion of the Nitrospirota bacterium genome contains these proteins:
- a CDS encoding DEAD/DEAH box helicase translates to MQTTATATPPITFHSLGLSEATLRAIAEAGFAEPTPIQAQAIPAGLQGRDVLGCAQTGTGKTAAFVIPMIERLAGKPGEPLHAHGHGPRGLILAPTRELAIQIQQTVEKLGRHRRIFAAVIVGGEDMQAQIRALRHRPPIIVATPGRLLDHMWNGTINLAQFSTVVLDEADRMLDMGFAPQLNQILDALPEERQTLLFSATMPTDLGALARVSVKNPVRVMVGKPATPAAGVTQTVHHTTPDAKTPLLLKLLNEPGESVLVFTRTKHRADRLGRTLEQSGHRVAVIHGDRRLSQRRSALEGFRRGKYRILVATDIAARGIDVANIAHVINYDLPNCPEDYVHRIGRTARMKTEGRATSFVTADDRDQIRSIEKLLGRPVPTAAGSQAPGYAHAPHASHAAHPTEAAHNGRHHRRQPRRFHESRGPRQ, encoded by the coding sequence GTGCAGACGACTGCTACGGCTACACCTCCGATCACCTTTCACTCGCTCGGCCTGTCCGAAGCCACGCTGCGGGCCATCGCCGAGGCGGGCTTCGCCGAGCCTACGCCCATCCAGGCGCAAGCCATCCCGGCCGGCCTGCAGGGGCGCGACGTGCTCGGCTGTGCCCAGACCGGCACCGGCAAGACGGCCGCCTTCGTCATCCCGATGATCGAACGGCTGGCCGGCAAACCGGGCGAACCGCTCCACGCCCACGGGCATGGCCCGCGCGGGCTGATCCTGGCCCCGACCAGGGAGCTGGCAATCCAGATCCAGCAGACCGTGGAGAAGCTCGGCCGGCACCGGCGGATCTTCGCCGCCGTGATCGTGGGCGGGGAGGACATGCAGGCCCAGATCCGGGCGCTGCGCCACCGGCCGCCGATCATCGTCGCGACGCCCGGCCGCCTGCTCGACCACATGTGGAACGGCACCATCAACCTGGCGCAGTTCTCGACCGTGGTGCTCGACGAGGCGGACCGGATGCTCGACATGGGCTTCGCCCCCCAACTCAACCAGATCCTGGACGCGCTCCCGGAGGAGCGGCAGACGCTGCTCTTCTCGGCGACCATGCCGACCGACCTGGGCGCCCTCGCCCGCGTCTCCGTGAAGAACCCGGTGCGGGTCATGGTGGGCAAGCCGGCGACGCCGGCGGCCGGCGTGACGCAGACGGTCCACCACACGACGCCCGACGCGAAGACGCCCCTCCTGCTCAAGCTGCTGAACGAGCCGGGCGAGAGCGTGCTGGTCTTCACCAGGACGAAGCACCGGGCCGACCGGCTGGGGCGGACTTTGGAGCAGTCCGGGCACCGGGTCGCCGTGATCCACGGGGATCGCCGGCTCTCGCAGCGCCGCTCGGCGCTCGAAGGGTTCCGGCGCGGGAAGTACCGGATCCTCGTGGCCACGGACATCGCGGCCCGGGGGATCGACGTGGCGAACATCGCCCACGTCATCAACTACGACCTGCCCAACTGCCCGGAGGACTACGTGCATCGGATCGGCCGGACGGCGCGGATGAAGACCGAGGGCCGCGCCACTAGCTTCGTGACGGCGGACGACCGCGACCAGATCCGCTCGATCGAGAAGCTTCTGGGCCGGCCGGTGCCGACCGCCGCCGGAAGCCAGGCGCCAGGGTACGCCCACGCGCCCCACGCTTCCCACGCGGCGCATCCGACGGAGGCCGCTCACAACGGCAGGCACCACCGGCGGCAGCCTCGCCGGTTCCACGAATCGCGCGGCCCGCGTCAGTAG